A single genomic interval of Zingiber officinale cultivar Zhangliang chromosome 4A, Zo_v1.1, whole genome shotgun sequence harbors:
- the LOC121970202 gene encoding ethylene-responsive transcription factor-like protein At4g13040 — MVSIRRRRYLGICSGKGSSPVVVPKHIEIPTADENSSQHVKTMAVHSVPSVETSLQNLVSKSEIYTRSMDESSMIMSKEEPNPYYPGKDIKHGKRHRRKHNDNQEPCMMRGVYFKNMKWQAAIKVDKKQIHLGTVGSQEEAARLYDRAAFMCGREPNFELLAEEKQELRQYNWEEFLTMTRSAINNKKNQRRLSPGKRKKPSEAQISSSSNWEQEGGSHDSSMSDDNEDIDANVSVL; from the exons ATGGTTAGCATCAGGCGAAGAAGATATTTAGGGATCTGTTCTG GAAAAGGTTCCTCGCCTGTGGTAGTTCCTAAACACATTGAGATACCGACTGCTGATGAAAATTCCAGTCAACATGTTAAGACAATGGCTGTACATTCGGTGCCTTCAGTGGAGACAAGTCTTCAAAATCTG GTAAGCAAGTCTGAAATATATACTCGATCCATGGATGAATCTTCCATGATTATGTCAAAAGAAGAGCCAAATCCATATTACCCAG GTAAAGATATAAAACATGGAAAGCGACATAGGAGGAAACACAATGACAATCAGGAACCGTGCATGATGAGGGGggtttatttcaaaaatatgaaaTGGCAGGCAGCAATAAAGGTCGATAAGAAACAAATACACTTGGGGACTGTTGGATCTCAAGAAGAAGCTGCCCGACTATACGACAG AGCAGCCTTTATGTGTGGGAGAGAACCCAATTTTGAGCTGTTGGCAGAGGAGAAACAAGAACTGAGGCAATACAACTGGGAAGAGTTCTTGACAATGACGCGCAGTGCGATCAATAACAAGA AGAACCAGAGGAGGCTTAGTCCAGGAAAGCGAAAGAAGCCGTCAGAGGCTCAGATTTCCAGCAGCAGCAACTGGGAACAGGAAGGAGGCAGTCACGATTCATCAATgtcggacgataatgaagataTTGATGCCAATGTATCTGTCTTGTGA
- the LOC121970204 gene encoding serine hydroxymethyltransferase 4-like → MAATMESISEWGLSPLSIVDPEIHDLIEHEKHRQSHGIELIASENFTSFAVIEALGSALTNKYSEGMPGNRYYGGNEHIDAIENLCRSRALAAYRLDPSNWGVNVQPYSGSPANFAAYTALLNPHDRIMGLDLPSGGHLTHGYYTSGGKKISATSIYFESLPYKVSPATGYIDYDKLEEKALDFRPKLIICGGSAYPRDWDYARFRSIADKCGALLLCDMAHISGLVAAQEAANPFEFCDVVTTTTHKSLRGPRSGMIFYRKGPKPPKKGQPEDAVYDFEDKINFAVFPALQGGPHNHQIAALAVALKQAMSPSFKAYAKQVRANAVALGNYLISKGYKLVTDGTENHLVLWDLRPLGLTGNKVEKLCDLCNITVNKNAVFGDSSALAPGGVRIGAPAMTSRGLVEKDFEQIAEFLHQAVTLCLTIQKEHGKLLKDFNKGLVSNKDIKELKAAVEKFSASFDMPGFQMSAMKYKD, encoded by the exons ATGGCCGCCACTATGGAGTCCATCAGCGAGTGGGGCCTTTCGCCTCTGTCCATCGTCGACCCCGAGATCCATGATCTGATCGAGCACGAGAAGCATCGGCAGTCTCATGGCATCGAGCTCATCGCCTCCGAGAATTTCACCTCCTTCGCCGTCATTGAAGCCCTCGGAAGCGCCCTCACCAACAAGTACTCCGAGGGTATGCCCGGCAACCGCTACTACGGCGGGAACGAGCACATCGACGCCATTGAGAACCTCTGCCGCTCCCGCGCCCTCGCTGCCTACCGACTCGATCCTTCCAACTGGGGCGTCAACGTCCAGCCCTACTCCGGAAGCCCCGCGAACTTCGCTGCCTACACCGCCTTGCTCAACCCTCACGATCGCATCATGGGTCTCGATCTCCCATCCGGCGGCCACCTCACCCACGGATACTACACATCCGGAGGTAAGAAGATCTCCGCAACCTCCATCTATTTTGAGAGTCTCCCCTACAAGGTCAGCCCTGCGACCGGCTACATCGACTACGAtaagctcgaggagaaggccctCGACTTCCGCCCCAAGCTCATTATCTGCGGTGGAAGCGCATACCCTAGGGATTGGGATTATGCGAGATTCAGATCCATCGCCGACAAGTGCGGGGCCTTGTTATTGTGCGATATGGCTCACATCAGTGGCCTGGTGGCCGCTCAG GAAGCTGCAAATCCCTTTGAGTTCTGTGATGTGGTTACCACCACAACTCATAAGAGTCTCAGAGGTCCTAGGTCTGGCATGATCTTTTACAGGAAAGGCCCTAAGCCTCCGAAAAAGGGACAGCCAGAAGATGCAGTTTATGATTTTGAAGACAAAATCAATTTTGCTGTGTTTCCGGCTCTACAAGGTGGCCCTCACAATCACCAGATTGCTGCATTGGCTGTTGCATTGAAGCAGGCCATGTCGCCAAGTTTCAAGGCATATGCCAAGCAGGTCAGGGCAAATGCTGTTGCTCTGGGGAATTATCTGATCAGCAAGGGCTACAAGCTCGTGACAGATGGAACTGAGAATCACCTTGTTCTCTGGGATCTTCGACCCCTGGGCTTAACTG GAAACAAGGTGGAGAAACTTTGTGATCTCTGCAATATTACTGTTAACAAGAATGCTGTTTTTGGTGACAGCAGTGCGTTGGCCCCTGGTGGCGTCCGGATTG GCGCTCCTGCAATGACTTCAAGGGGTTTGGTTGAAAAGGATTTCGAGCAGATCGCAGAGTTCCTTCACCAAGCCGTCACTCTTTGCCTTACCATCCAAAAAGAACATGGCAAGTTGCTCAAGGACTTCAACAAAGGCTTGGTGAGCAATAAGGATATCAAGGAGCTGAAGGCAGCCGTCGAAAAGTTTTCGGCATCATTTGACATGCCTGGCTTTCAAATGTCCGCAATGAAGTACAAGGATTAG
- the LOC121970203 gene encoding adenosylhomocysteinase-like: MALIVEKTSSGREYKVKDLSQADFGRLEIELAEVEMPGLMACRAEYGAAKPFAGACISGSLHMTIQTAVLIETLTALGAKVRWCSCNIFSTQDHAAAAIARDSAAVFAWKGETLAEYWWCTERCLDWGADGGPDLIVDDGGDTTLLIHEGVKAEEDYEKSGKLPDPASTDNAEFQIVLGIIRDGLKTDPKKYHRMKERIVGVSEETTTGVKRLYQMQASGTLLFPAINVNDSVTKSKFDNLYGCRHSLPDGLMRATDVMIAGKVAVVCGYGDVGKGCAAALKQAGARVIVTEIDPICALQALMEGLPVLTLEDALSEADIFVTTTGNKDIIMVDHMKKMKNNAIVCNIGHFDNEIDMHGLETYSGVKRITIKPQTDRWVFPETNTSIIVLAEGRLMNLGCATGHPSFVMSCSFTNQVIAQLELWKEKSTRKYEKKVYVLPKHLDEKVAALHLGKLGAKLTKLTPAQAEYISVPVEGPYKPAHYRY, from the exons ATGGCTTTGATCGTGGAGAAGACGTCGTCGGGGCGCGAGTACAAGGTGAAGGATCTGTCCCAGGCCGACTTCGGCCGCCTTGAGATCGAGCTCGCCGAGGTGGAGATGCCCGGGCTCATGGCCTGCCGCGCCGAGTACGGCGCCGCCAAGCCCTTCGCCGGCGCCTGCATCTCCGGATCCCTCCACATGACCATTCAGACCGCCGTCCTCATCGAGACGCTCACCGCCCTCGGCGCCAAGGTGCGCTGGTGCTCCTGCAACATCTTCTCCACGCAGGACCACGCCGCCGCCGCCATCGCCCGCGATTCGGCCGCGGTGTTTGCCTGGAAAGGAGAGACCCTCGCTGAGTACTGGTGGTGCACCGAGCGATGCCTCGATTGGGGCGCCGACGGCGGCCCTGATCTCATCGTCGACGACGGCGGCGACACTACGCTCCTCATCCACGAGGGCGTCAAGGCCGAGGAGGACTACGAGAAATCGGGTAAGCTGCCAGATCCGGCATCCACGGATAACGCCGAGTTCCAGATCGTGCTCGGGATCATCCGCGATGGACTCAAGACCGACCCTAAAAAGTACCACCGAATGAAGGAGCGGATCGTGGGCGTCTCCGAGGAGACCACAACCGGTGTCAAGCGGCTCTACCAAATGCAGGCTAGCGGCACTCTCCTGTTTCCTGCTATCAACGTCAACGATTCCGTCACCAAGAGCAAG TTTGACAATCTATATGGCTGCCGCCACTCTCTCCCTGATGGCTTGATGAGGGCTACTGATGTTATGATCGCCGGCAAGGTCGCTGTGGTCTGCGGCTACGGTGATGTGGGGAAGGGCTGTGCTGCTGCCCTCAAACAAGCTGGTGCTCGTGTGATCGTTACTGAGATCGATCCCATCTGTGCACTTCAGGCCCTGATGGAGGGCCTCCCTGTCCTCACACTAGAAGATGCGCTTTCTGAAGCTGATATCTTCGTGACCACCACTGGAAACAAGGACATCATCATGGTCGACcacatgaagaagatgaagaacaatgcCATCGTCTGTAACATTGGCCACTTTGACAATGAGATCGACATGCACGGGCTGGAGACCTACTCGGGCGTCAAGCGCATCACCATCAAGCCCCAGACCGATCGTTGGGTGTTCCCCGAGACCAACACCAGTATCATAGTTCTTGCTGAGGGCCGTCTCATGAACCTCGGTTGTGCCACAGGCCACCCCAGCTTTGTGATGTCTTGCTCCTTCACCAATCAG GTGATAGCACAACTGGAGTTGTGGAAGGAGAAGTCGACTCGAAAATACGAGAAGAAAGTGTACGTGTTACCTAAGCATCTCGACGAGAAAGTGGCAGCTCTTCATCTCGGCAAGTTGGGAGCTAAGCTCACCAAACTTACTCCTGCACAAGCCGAGTACATCAGTGTCCCAGTTGAGGGGCCATACAAGCCTGCTCACTACAGGTATTAG